A genome region from Rickettsiales endosymbiont of Stachyamoeba lipophora includes the following:
- a CDS encoding TldD/PmbA family protein has translation MDLLDFLETINNKALKQGATSCDSMAINDVSQDVTCRLGKIDSLERSQSKAFAIRVFIGDKHAIVSSSDFSSDNIDNLLIQAVNMAKNSPEDKDAALADKNMLIKEAKDLNLYDGSELSIEKMIETAKIVEDAMLKVEHVNNSEGSSVSSTKSKCAIAATNGFAEQFYSSAFSMSATAVASSVQGMETDYDYLTTRFLSDLPDPIMLGKIAGERAAKKLNPRKISTSQLPVIYSTRVARELLSEFASSISGTAIARGTSFLKEKMENKIFNENITITDNPHIIKGLASRSFDVEGLPTSKRNLVENGILKSWLLDLKSARKLGLKPTGHATKGLGSNPYPKATNLYINNGMDKLSDLIKSIKQGLLVTDIFGGGVNLLSGNYSQGASGFWIENGEVAYPVSEITLASNLIEMFLNMIPANDLEMKYHINSPSLYIPKMTIAGM, from the coding sequence ATGGATTTATTGGATTTTTTAGAAACTATTAATAATAAAGCTTTAAAACAAGGTGCAACTTCTTGTGATTCAATGGCGATTAATGATGTTAGCCAAGATGTTACATGTAGGTTGGGAAAGATAGATTCTTTGGAGCGTTCTCAAAGTAAGGCTTTTGCTATAAGGGTTTTTATAGGGGATAAGCATGCAATTGTCTCTTCTTCTGACTTCTCAAGCGATAATATTGATAATCTTTTAATTCAAGCTGTCAATATGGCAAAAAATTCTCCTGAAGATAAAGATGCAGCACTCGCTGATAAAAATATGCTAATTAAGGAAGCAAAGGACTTAAATTTATATGACGGTTCTGAGCTTTCCATTGAAAAAATGATTGAAACAGCAAAAATTGTTGAAGACGCCATGCTTAAAGTGGAACATGTGAATAATTCAGAAGGAAGTTCAGTGAGTTCTACTAAATCCAAATGTGCTATAGCTGCAACTAATGGCTTTGCTGAGCAATTTTATTCCTCAGCCTTTAGTATGAGTGCTACAGCGGTAGCTTCTTCAGTGCAGGGAATGGAAACAGATTATGACTATCTTACTACTAGATTTTTATCCGATTTGCCAGATCCTATAATGCTTGGTAAGATTGCAGGTGAGAGGGCTGCAAAAAAGTTAAATCCGCGTAAAATTTCTACTTCACAACTTCCTGTGATTTATTCTACTAGAGTTGCAAGAGAGCTACTTAGTGAATTTGCATCGAGTATAAGCGGTACTGCAATTGCTAGAGGTACTAGCTTTTTAAAAGAGAAAATGGAAAATAAAATTTTCAATGAAAATATTACCATTACCGATAATCCCCATATTATCAAAGGGCTTGCTTCACGCAGTTTTGATGTAGAAGGATTGCCTACATCTAAAAGAAATTTAGTTGAAAATGGAATATTAAAAAGCTGGTTACTTGATTTGAAATCCGCACGTAAATTAGGGCTTAAACCAACAGGGCACGCTACGAAAGGACTTGGTAGTAATCCTTACCCTAAAGCCACCAACTTATATATAAATAACGGTATGGATAAGCTTAGTGATTTAATTAAATCTATTAAGCAAGGCTTATTAGTAACTGATATTTTTGGCGGCGGTGTGAACTTACTGAGTGGTAATTATAGTCAAGGAGCTTCTGGTTTTTGGATTGAAAATGGTGAGGTAGCTTATCCGGTCAGTGAAATTACTCTTGCTTCTAACCTAATTGAGATGTTTTTAAATATGATACCTGCCAATGATTTGGAAATGAAATATCATATTAACTCTCCTAGTTTATATATTCCCAAAATGACAATTGCTGGTATGTAG
- the ruvX gene encoding Holliday junction resolvase RuvX yields the protein MIYQDLENFKKLISLGPLIGLDIGKKKIGISISNKDLNLASPLEVIDATDLDSLHVIIQAYQPTGMIVGWPVSLDNQETEGCKFIMKVVEKINLHLNLPCFLFDERFTSKIANNFLMEFDFSRKKRHARDDKIAANILLSNFLDFFHNSV from the coding sequence GTGATATACCAAGATTTAGAGAATTTTAAAAAGCTTATCAGTCTAGGGCCTTTAATAGGATTAGATATTGGTAAGAAGAAAATAGGAATTAGTATATCTAATAAAGATTTAAACTTAGCTAGCCCCCTTGAGGTTATAGATGCTACTGACCTTGATAGCTTACACGTAATTATCCAGGCTTACCAGCCAACCGGTATGATAGTAGGTTGGCCAGTGAGTTTAGATAATCAAGAAACCGAAGGTTGTAAGTTCATCATGAAAGTTGTAGAGAAGATTAATTTGCATTTAAACTTGCCCTGTTTTTTGTTTGATGAAAGATTTACTTCTAAAATTGCCAATAATTTTTTAATGGAATTTGATTTTTCCCGTAAAAAGCGTCATGCTCGTGATGATAAAATTGCTGCTAATATCTTGCTCAGTAATTTTTTAGATTTTTTTCATAATTCAGTATGA
- the gatC gene encoding Asp-tRNA(Asn)/Glu-tRNA(Gln) amidotransferase subunit GatC, whose protein sequence is MSEISLNEIQKISKLARIRLEEHEKDHLIGQLGSIKKMIDLLKTLNTDNIIPTVSVIHQDLPLREDEVTDGNRSPDIISNSPKQEFDCFAVPKVIE, encoded by the coding sequence ATGAGCGAAATATCCTTAAATGAAATTCAAAAGATCAGCAAGCTTGCAAGAATCAGGCTTGAAGAGCATGAAAAAGATCATTTAATTGGCCAGCTTGGCTCAATTAAAAAGATGATTGATTTGTTAAAAACCTTGAATACTGATAATATTATCCCTACCGTCAGTGTAATTCACCAAGATTTACCATTACGCGAAGATGAAGTAACAGATGGCAATCGCTCACCAGATATTATAAGTAATTCACCTAAACAAGAATTTGATTGTTTTGCAGTTCCAAAGGTAATTGAATAG
- the gatA gene encoding Asp-tRNA(Asn)/Glu-tRNA(Gln) amidotransferase subunit GatA has protein sequence MKLIDLSIAEANKMLRSKQISTKELIEAHIQQVQTTAHLNAYVLNTFEHALDQAEIAQNNINNSQARALEGIPVAVKDLFCTKDFRSTACSKILENFIPPYESTVTSKLFASGAIMVGKTNMDEFAMGSTNETSAFGACINPWQSSSEPNKQLVPGGSSGGSAIAVAARTALASLGSDTGGSVRQPAAFNGIVGVKPSYGRCSRFGMIAFSSSLDQAGVFARNVQDSAFILENIMGADAYDSTLISSNPPKLSNLELTSLKGLKVGIPKEYLTSTLPEGIKKYMEMGKEWLTAQGAEIKEVSLPHTEYALPIYYILAPAEASSNLARYDGVRYGYRTSSIVKSIDDMYSITRDEGFGDEVKRRILIGTFVLSSSHFSSYFTKAQQARTLVIQDFKNVFNDVDVLLAPSTPSAAFGIKEELDPVTIYHNDIFTIPASLAGLPCMSVPVGLDHNSLPVGLQLIAKQFDELTLYKTALALEDAAEFKHKPQILTE, from the coding sequence ATGAAATTAATTGATTTATCAATAGCTGAAGCTAACAAAATGTTACGCTCCAAGCAAATATCCACTAAAGAGTTAATTGAAGCTCATATTCAGCAAGTTCAAACAACTGCGCATCTGAATGCATATGTGCTAAATACTTTTGAGCATGCTTTAGACCAAGCAGAAATAGCACAGAATAATATTAATAATTCTCAAGCTAGGGCCTTAGAAGGCATTCCTGTTGCGGTTAAAGATTTATTTTGTACCAAAGATTTTCGTAGCACAGCGTGTTCTAAAATACTGGAAAATTTTATACCACCTTATGAATCCACTGTAACATCTAAGTTATTTGCAAGCGGTGCTATTATGGTTGGCAAAACCAATATGGATGAATTTGCTATGGGCTCTACCAATGAAACTAGCGCTTTTGGAGCATGCATTAACCCTTGGCAATCCTCATCCGAACCTAATAAGCAATTAGTTCCTGGTGGATCTTCTGGTGGTTCCGCTATTGCGGTTGCTGCTCGTACTGCTTTAGCTTCTTTGGGCAGTGACACAGGTGGATCTGTAAGGCAGCCAGCAGCCTTTAACGGTATTGTAGGCGTAAAACCAAGTTATGGCAGATGTTCCAGATTTGGAATGATAGCCTTCTCTAGCTCACTTGACCAAGCTGGTGTATTTGCAAGAAATGTACAAGATTCAGCTTTTATCCTTGAAAATATTATGGGCGCTGATGCATATGATTCTACTCTTATAAGCAGCAACCCACCTAAGCTTTCTAATTTGGAACTTACTTCTCTTAAAGGTTTAAAAGTTGGGATCCCTAAGGAATATCTAACTAGCACTCTTCCTGAAGGAATCAAAAAATACATGGAAATGGGAAAGGAATGGCTAACAGCTCAAGGAGCTGAAATTAAAGAGGTATCTCTGCCCCACACCGAGTATGCTTTACCAATTTACTATATTCTTGCCCCTGCGGAAGCTTCTTCTAATCTTGCCCGCTATGATGGTGTTAGATATGGTTACAGAACCAGCTCCATCGTTAAATCAATTGATGATATGTACTCCATCACTCGTGATGAAGGATTTGGAGATGAGGTAAAGAGAAGAATATTAATAGGCACCTTCGTACTCTCCTCGAGCCATTTTAGCAGCTATTTTACCAAAGCACAGCAAGCTCGCACACTCGTTATCCAGGATTTTAAGAATGTGTTTAATGATGTTGATGTGTTGCTTGCACCATCAACTCCGTCGGCTGCCTTCGGTATTAAAGAAGAATTAGATCCGGTCACTATTTATCATAACGATATCTTTACAATCCCAGCTAGTCTTGCCGGTCTACCATGTATGTCAGTCCCTGTGGGTCTTGATCATAATTCATTGCCTGTAGGTCTTCAGCTGATAGCTAAACAATTTGATGAATTAACTTTATATAAAACAGCATTAGCACTTGAAGATGCAGCCGAATTTAAACATAAACCACAAATTTTAACTGAGTAA